CCTTCTTAATAGCTCGGATCAGCGCTAGACTTAGGGCAGCTATTATTATCTGCAAATTTTAATTTACGAGACATGATAACTTTCAAACATTTATGAAATAATCTATTTCTAATATTCATCTCTttatagatataaaatatacttgGTGCCTTACATGGAGCATACATAGACCCAATGATAAACCAGCTAGCCAACCCGATCTACCCTCCAAAAACCATGAAATTTCTTCGACACATCCGTAGAAGAAGGCGTTTCCAGTAACCGTGTTCCTACACTCAGTGGGCAATGGTTTCCTCAAGGTTATATAATCCATCGGGCCATCGGCACCACAGCAACCGatctattttaaaattactCGATTAATCTTGCACTGGTTATTTAGAACCAATTAATTAATAAAGATATCTCTTAACAGATATGTTAATCCCTTAACGCACATATCTTCCTTCGGTTTGTCGATGAAAATGATTCTTGCAataaaaaacaaacttaaaaTGCAAATGAATGAACAacatattttttatagaaatcttGAATCTGTAAaggtaattttaattatttgtatGTCACAGGAATTAAACGCATTAAGCGATTAAATTACATATACTTTACATATACTTCGGataaaatataacatattaTCTTATTCGTTTGTTCCACATTGATTATATCAACGTGAAATAAAAAGTCATAACGAGATTACATTGATTTCTTTACAACGGAGATTATTACTTATTAATCTGCTAAATAATCCCGAAAATATTTCCActtgtaattaattatataatgtgTAGATTTGTTAACaccgtaataaaataataaagcaTATTATCTTACACTCTCTTGGATTAATTGTAGAATGTACGTCGATCTTTGATCGTAGTAATTGTTGATGAGTGAAGTCATGGATCGTCGTATAAGCGGCTGGATATTACTGTCGTAGGTGGAATAATCGAGGAGAACTGCTGTCCCTGCCAGGCCAAGAACGTAGGAAAGTAATTGCAATCCTACATACTTGAAAAATCAATACAATGTTTGCTTAGGATTCGCATATTTTTGTAACCAATAAATACTCTAATTAATACAAAATGTTCTTAACTTTATAGAGAACTTAATTCATTGAATACAAATACATATTCTTAACTTGAcatatcttgcctaatttaaaaCGAGTTAGTTATTACGATAAATATAAGGATAATCGTGAAATAATAATGTGAATAATATAGTCATAATGTATCTATGTCTTACAACGTAGAGACCAAGGATATGTTCCATAAGAGCGACTCCACAGCCAATGAACGTAATAATTACGATAAATATCGAAGCCGCAAGTAGGATGTAAATGCcgatataaaattcatatatttcAAGGAACGCAACCCACTCCTGGAAATCTGGATCCATCCTTAGCCACATGCATAATCCAAACATTGAGCTTCCAAGTAGCTAAGATACACATAACATTTAAAGAATCATTTGaatcaattattttaaataaattttctcatttttcttctgTAATTTTCATTTAAGTCAATCGTCGTGTATAACTTCGATCGATTATACCGATAGacctttaatttttatttaatagattttatagtttaatttaaaaaacaaataatttagtgaaaagaatagaaaaaaaatcATTACAGTGAAAGAAATTTTATGGGGATAAGAAAGGACAATGCATGTAAGTATACATATGtaagtatatatgtattatcGAATAGTTTCATTTCTAACATTTAGTTCTTAAGCCGTTACAGTTTCGTATTCGTCACGCCGATAAACACAGATATGATAGTTACGCCGCGCCGTGAGCTGACTCATATTGATTCAAATGGAACGAGGATGTGCCTATGTTGTAACAAGAAGCGTTTCAAATTAAATTGCCTGTACAAAAGCGTTTACGTTAGATATATAGTGTATTATAGTGTATAATCAATCATTAAAAACCGTTTACATGAAAAAATTACTTCCTGCAAAACAGTTGCATGTAATGAATCGATTATTGATAACaatgtaaaaagaaagaaaataagaaagaacgTATATGTACACGTAGATAATAAAATTGGCAAAAAGGGATTAAAAAAATGATGTTTTGCACGATATTATTCTACTAAAAATTGCATAATCTTGTCATTCAATGACCcattcaatgataataaatgcTGTTTAATGTTAATTTTTGCATGAATGAGTCGATAAAAAAGTGTTTGATAAATTTGTTATCAGTTAAATGTAACCATATTTGATTCTATTTTTACGCTTACCCATATGATGGCATTCAAGCAGAAAATGGTAAATTTTATACACTGAATTCGTTGCTCTAATTGAGGCACGGAAGTTTTACCAGCCATTGTTTTAGAGCTAGTTTTTACACTTGTGTATTGCAAACAAATTTTACAACAAAAAACACGTTTGGACGCGGATTTCTTTCGCAAAAATCACTTTTTGAATTAATATCAAAACGTGAACAACGTGGTAGTTATGGACGTATACGATACAGTGTACACCTGATTCTTCAAGCTAGTATTCTCTTTATCACCGACAAATATAAGATAACTGGATAAGCGTGCCCTAGATAAGAGAATCGTTGCAAGTGACTCATTCATTATAGAAAATGATCACTAAAGCAACCAGCTTTAAAAAACGGATGAGCATCTTTTGTTGTTGTTTTCCTTTTACGTCATATTGCTCATATACGTACTGTTGAAAAATGAATTTAAGgatgaatgaaacagaaaaataatgatagattataacaaaaatttttattgttgtattatatatatatatatattacatatgtagAATCTCGTTTATAATTGTATACAGTTTTGTAATTGATTTCgagtatgtataatatataatgtattcAGATAAAAATTTTAAGCTACAACTTATAGAAGCTTCACAGGAAGTATCGTTACAGATGTTGGATCTAAAATTAGATGTACGGTTCTAGTTGTATGTGTATACACTCAACGAACGCGTACTTTTCTCAGCTACATATATGAGCGAGAATGGATGAATTAACTCTGATAATTAATTACGCACATGCTGTGTAGTTGAAAACCAAGCAGTTAAACCCATAGtttttaattaaacaattaatattGCAACAATAAACGTACACGCATATTACTTGTTTAAAACATATTTActaatatcaaatataattatatatattatttagacATATACATACCACTTTTTAattcatcatcattatcatcatcatcatcatcatcattattattattattattactattattattattattatcattatcatcattatcatcatcatcattatcgttgttattat
Above is a window of Bombus affinis isolate iyBomAffi1 chromosome 5, iyBomAffi1.2, whole genome shotgun sequence DNA encoding:
- the LOC126916749 gene encoding tetraspanin-2A, which encodes MAGKTSVPQLEQRIQCIKFTIFCLNAIIWLLGSSMFGLCMWLRMDPDFQEWVAFLEIYEFYIGIYILLAASIFIVIITFIGCGVALMEHILGLYVYVGLQLLSYVLGLAGTAVLLDYSTYDSNIQPLIRRSMTSLINNYYDQRSTYILQLIQESIGCCGADGPMDYITLRKPLPTECRNTVTGNAFFYGCVEEISWFLEGRSGWLAGLSLGLCMLHIIIAALSLALIRAIKKEEQSVTFKH